A genomic stretch from Cellulomonas sp. KRMCY2 includes:
- a CDS encoding diguanylate cyclase, producing the protein MNDRRRHERLEGIYRDNLNALLRRVLVIALAAGFPTIVVMIVLLGPTDPVVAWGFPPLLVFLAVYAWVLLRRPDRAVDFSRVSVVVAEVAWVAGMLYRLLTADDIHDGWHSLFPTTFMGMIIFTVVGFLVCSTRLALLNSLGSVAAILGAGLFGLLRVEGGSEHVLDLVRYTFYLGFVALLLHVLSRAKSRLAVAIAAAQQANDEALQMRDMAYLDALTGIANRRRLFEELTYQSDRVAEHGPVAVLYFDLDGFKAINDEHGHSVGDEVLCRVAELAGRLVRKGDLVARLGGEEFVIVAPGTGRERAVQLAERLRTVLPAELTSTVGVRVTASFGVAELHAGEAASDVLGRVDALMYSAKSGGRDRVVSAAS; encoded by the coding sequence ATGAACGACCGACGACGACATGAGCGGCTCGAGGGGATCTACCGGGACAACCTCAACGCGCTGCTCCGCCGCGTGCTGGTGATCGCCCTGGCCGCCGGCTTCCCCACGATCGTCGTGATGATCGTCCTGCTCGGCCCGACGGACCCGGTCGTCGCCTGGGGCTTCCCGCCGCTGCTGGTGTTCCTGGCCGTGTACGCGTGGGTGCTGCTGCGTCGTCCCGACCGCGCGGTCGACTTCTCGCGGGTGAGCGTGGTGGTGGCCGAGGTGGCCTGGGTCGCCGGCATGCTCTACCGCCTGCTGACCGCCGACGACATCCACGACGGGTGGCACTCGCTGTTCCCGACCACGTTCATGGGCATGATCATCTTCACCGTGGTCGGCTTCCTGGTGTGCAGCACGCGACTGGCGCTGCTCAACTCGTTGGGCTCGGTCGCGGCCATCCTCGGTGCCGGTCTGTTCGGGCTGCTGCGGGTCGAGGGCGGCTCCGAGCACGTCCTGGACCTGGTCAGGTACACGTTCTACCTCGGCTTCGTCGCGCTGCTCCTGCACGTGCTGTCCCGCGCCAAGAGCCGGCTCGCGGTCGCGATCGCCGCCGCGCAGCAGGCCAACGACGAGGCGCTGCAGATGCGCGACATGGCCTACCTGGACGCGCTGACCGGCATCGCCAACCGGCGGCGGCTGTTCGAGGAGCTCACCTACCAGTCCGACCGGGTGGCCGAGCACGGTCCGGTGGCGGTGCTGTACTTCGACCTGGACGGCTTCAAGGCGATCAACGACGAGCACGGGCACAGCGTCGGCGACGAGGTGCTGTGCCGGGTCGCCGAGCTGGCCGGTCGGCTGGTCCGCAAGGGCGACCTGGTCGCGCGCCTCGGCGGCGAGGAGTTCGTCATCGTCGCCCCGGGCACCGGGCGCGAGCGGGCCGTGCAGCTCGCCGAGCGGCTGCGCACCGTGCTCCCGGCCGAGCTGACCTCGACGGTCGGCGTGCGCGTCACCGCCAGCTTCGGGGTGGCCGAGCTGCACGCGGGCGAGGCCGCGTCGGACGTCCTCGGGCGGGTCGACGCCCTGATGTACAGCGCGAAGAGCGGTGGCCGCGACCGGGTGGTCTCGGCCGCGTCGTGA
- the gabT gene encoding 4-aminobutyrate--2-oxoglutarate transaminase: MAPGSADPSPVTAERVEQRRRLVTAVPGPRSVALAERRRAVVAAGVASTLPVYVERAGGGVIVDVDGNSFIDLAAGIAVTSVGNAAPAVTRAVAAQAADFTHTCFMVAPYEEYVAVCEALARLTPGDHDKRSVLVNSGAEAVENAVKVARRATGRDAVVVLDHAYHGRTNLTMAMTAKAMPYKTGFGPFAGEVYRVPASYPLREPVPITGEQAAARAIALIEKQVGADQVACLVIEPILGEGGFIVPAPGFLRALADWCASTGVLLVADEIQTGFARTGSMFACEHDGVVPDLIATAKGIAGGLPLAAVTGRAELMDAVHLGGLGGTFGGNPVACAAALAAIDMYEQDDLPAAARRIEALMVPRLTALAERCPQIAEVRGRGAMLAIELVRPGTLEPDATEAARVARGCAQQGVLVLTCGTYGNVLRFLPPLVIGTELLEDALDVLAAVMIGPAA, translated from the coding sequence ATGGCACCTGGATCCGCAGACCCCAGCCCCGTGACCGCCGAGCGTGTCGAGCAGCGCAGGCGCCTCGTGACAGCCGTCCCCGGCCCGCGCTCGGTCGCCCTCGCCGAGCGCCGGCGCGCCGTCGTCGCCGCAGGCGTGGCGAGCACCCTCCCGGTCTACGTCGAGCGCGCCGGCGGCGGTGTGATCGTCGACGTGGACGGCAACTCGTTCATCGACCTGGCCGCCGGGATCGCTGTCACGTCCGTCGGGAACGCCGCACCGGCCGTCACGCGGGCAGTCGCGGCGCAGGCGGCCGACTTCACCCACACGTGCTTCATGGTCGCGCCGTACGAGGAGTACGTCGCGGTCTGCGAGGCCCTCGCGCGCCTGACCCCGGGTGACCACGACAAGCGCAGCGTCCTGGTCAACTCCGGGGCCGAGGCCGTCGAGAACGCGGTGAAGGTGGCGCGTCGGGCGACCGGCCGGGACGCCGTGGTCGTGCTCGACCACGCCTACCACGGACGGACCAACCTCACGATGGCCATGACGGCCAAGGCGATGCCGTACAAGACCGGCTTCGGCCCGTTCGCCGGCGAGGTGTACCGGGTGCCGGCGTCCTACCCGCTGCGCGAGCCGGTACCGATCACCGGCGAGCAGGCAGCCGCGCGCGCGATCGCGCTGATCGAGAAGCAGGTGGGCGCCGACCAGGTCGCGTGCCTCGTCATCGAGCCGATCCTCGGCGAGGGCGGGTTCATCGTCCCGGCGCCCGGGTTCCTGCGGGCGCTGGCTGACTGGTGCGCGAGCACCGGCGTGCTGCTCGTCGCCGACGAGATCCAGACCGGGTTCGCCCGGACCGGCTCGATGTTCGCCTGCGAGCACGACGGCGTGGTGCCCGACCTGATCGCGACGGCCAAGGGGATCGCCGGTGGGCTGCCGCTCGCCGCGGTCACCGGCCGCGCCGAGCTCATGGACGCGGTCCACCTCGGCGGCCTCGGCGGCACCTTCGGCGGCAACCCGGTGGCCTGCGCCGCCGCGCTCGCGGCGATCGACATGTACGAGCAGGACGACCTGCCGGCCGCCGCGCGGCGGATCGAGGCGCTCATGGTCCCGCGCCTGACGGCGCTCGCCGAGCGGTGCCCGCAGATCGCCGAGGTCCGCGGTCGGGGCGCGATGCTCGCGATCGAGCTCGTGCGACCCGGGACGCTCGAACCGGACGCCACCGAGGCGGCCCGGGTCGCCCGCGGGTGTGCCCAGCAGGGCGTGCTGGTCCTGACCTGCGGGACCTACGGGAACGTGCTGCGCTTCCTGCCGCCGCTGGTGATCGGCACCGAGCTGCTCGAGGACGCGCTCGACGTCCTGGCAGCGGTCATGATCGGGCCCGCGGCGTAG
- a CDS encoding saccharopine dehydrogenase family protein, protein MRILVIGSGGVGDAVARIAADRDFFELLVMADFDPARSERSVVAARARAGTSRADRFVAERVDASDAGAVADLARRYEITHVLNAVDPRFVLPVFEGAFAAGADYLDMAMSLSRPHPTDPHSRPGVKLGDEQFAAGERWAAAGRLALVGMGVEPGLSDVFARYASDHLFSSIDELGTRDGSNLVVLGDDGEPIFAPSFSIWTTIEECLNPPVIWERDRAVEAGSPEGGWYTVPPFHEPEVFDFPGGIGPVECVHVEHEEVLLMPRFLDARKVTFKYGLGAEFIGVLRTLHTLGLDSTAPVGVRSADRDHPGAVSVSPRDVVAACLPDPATLGQRMRGATCAGLLVTGLGVDGGPREVYLHHVVDNAWSMAEYGAQCVVWQTAVNPVIALELLARGVWSGTGVLGPEAFDAVPFLDLLQADRPVGLGSPWAIEERPASP, encoded by the coding sequence ATGCGCATCCTCGTCATCGGCAGCGGCGGGGTGGGCGATGCGGTCGCCCGGATCGCCGCGGACCGTGACTTCTTCGAGCTCCTGGTCATGGCGGACTTCGATCCCGCACGGTCCGAGCGCTCGGTCGTCGCAGCACGTGCGCGCGCAGGGACGTCGCGAGCGGACCGGTTCGTCGCCGAGCGGGTGGACGCGTCCGACGCCGGGGCGGTGGCCGATCTCGCACGCCGATACGAGATCACCCACGTGCTCAACGCGGTGGACCCGCGCTTCGTCCTGCCGGTCTTCGAGGGTGCGTTCGCGGCAGGTGCCGACTACCTCGACATGGCGATGTCGCTGTCCCGGCCGCACCCGACCGACCCGCACAGCCGTCCCGGGGTCAAGCTCGGGGACGAGCAGTTCGCCGCAGGTGAGCGCTGGGCCGCAGCCGGCCGGCTCGCCCTGGTCGGGATGGGGGTCGAGCCCGGCCTCTCGGACGTCTTCGCGCGGTACGCGTCCGACCACCTCTTCTCCTCGATCGACGAGCTGGGCACGCGTGACGGGTCCAACCTGGTGGTCCTGGGGGACGACGGCGAGCCGATCTTCGCGCCGTCCTTCTCGATCTGGACGACGATCGAGGAGTGCCTCAACCCGCCGGTGATCTGGGAGCGGGACCGAGCGGTCGAGGCCGGCAGCCCCGAGGGTGGCTGGTACACGGTGCCGCCCTTCCACGAGCCGGAGGTCTTCGACTTCCCCGGTGGCATCGGACCGGTCGAGTGCGTCCACGTCGAGCACGAGGAGGTCCTCCTCATGCCGCGGTTCCTCGACGCCCGGAAGGTGACCTTCAAGTACGGCCTCGGTGCCGAGTTCATCGGGGTGCTGCGCACCCTGCACACCCTCGGCCTCGACAGCACCGCACCGGTCGGCGTGCGCTCGGCGGACCGGGACCACCCCGGCGCCGTCTCGGTGAGCCCGCGCGACGTGGTCGCGGCGTGCCTGCCCGACCCGGCCACCCTCGGGCAGCGCATGAGGGGTGCGACCTGTGCGGGCCTCCTGGTGACCGGTCTGGGTGTCGACGGTGGGCCGCGGGAGGTCTACCTGCACCACGTGGTGGACAACGCGTGGTCCATGGCAGAGTACGGAGCGCAGTGCGTCGTGTGGCAGACAGCCGTCAACCCCGTGATCGCTCTGGAGCTGCTCGCGCGAGGGGTCTGGTCCGGCACGGGTGTGCTCGGTCCCGAGGCCTTCGACGCAGTCCCCTTCCTCGACCTGCTGCAGGCGGACCGGCCCGTTGGCCTCGGATCGCCCTGGGCGATTGAGGAGAGGCCTGCATCACCATGA